The stretch of DNA taatCACTTTAAATATACCGATATGTATTTTCTGTCTACAGAGGAGCTGGATATCATGAAAaaggagctgcaggatttgtaagACCGACCTTCACCCTTAACAATGTGCGGcatcttttgtctgttgacttTAACGCCCTCTCAGTTTGAGAGGGACAAAACAGTTCATGAACATTTGAAGAGAAGAGGACCCAACCTGAGCCAGGACCTCACAGTTAGAGGTTCCTGTTATCAGTGTTTATTCTCTGCTCACGTCCTTCACATGAGAGGCCTTCTAACACCTCAGCCGGTTGAGGACAACGCTGGGAATGTGCTCGAGTGGAACGGGGAGATTTTCGGAGGTCTTCCAGTGAAGCAAGAGGAAAATGACACCACTGTTGTCTCGCAGCGGTTGTCAACCTGCAGCAGCCCTTCAGAGATTCTATCAGTTCTGTCCTCTATACGAGGACCGTGGGGGTTTGTTTACTACCAGAAGGCTGGAGATTACCTCTGGTTTGGGAGAGACTTCTTTGGCAGACGGAGTTTGTTGTGGAGATTTGATACAGAGCTGAACGCCTTGACTCTGACTTCTGTGGCAGCCCGTGGTTCTGGATCTGATCAGGCAGTTTGGCAGGAAGTCCCAGCTGCTGGTGTGTACAGGATTGACCTGAATGCGACTGCAGAATCCGGATCTGTGATGTTTGAGGTTTATCCCTGGGCTGATGGAGGAACTGAATGAAGTCTCGAGCTGCTGTGAAACCATATTAGGATCTGTTCCCAGCGGCTGCACTGCTGTGATGAATCAGTCCGGCCTCTTTCTCCCCACACCTGTGCTTCCTCTGAATACAACCATCCCGACATCGTTAAATGAGACAGAAGATCATCAAAACTCATGTGTTAAAGATCTGGAGCAGCTGTTTGCAagcaaagacaaaaataatgagGTGAACCGACTTATTGATGTTCTCAGTGAGGCTGTAAGGCGACGAGTTCAGGCTCTGCCACTCAGGGAACAAGATGTCTCCCTTCCTGATGAGCAGGCGAGTGTTGCTTTACTTTTCTCAGGGGGGATCGATTCAATGATCCTGGCTGCTTTAGCTGACCGTCACATACCTGCTCATCAGCCAATAGACCTTCTCAATGTAGCGTTTAAACTCCAGGAGCCAAAGAAGCAGAAGGAgtctgcaaacaaacacaaaaaacacaataataagcCAAAAACTGACGCAGCTGACTCTCGGACATCCAGTCCGTTTGATGTTCCAGACAGAATTACAGGAAAAGCCGGGCTCAAGGAATTACAAGACTTGAATCCTGAGAGAAAGTGGAATTTTGTTGAAATTAACGTGAcgcaggaggagctgcagaaaaTGCGCGAGGAACGGATCTGTCATTTGGTTTACCCGCTGGATACGGTGCTGGATGACAGTATCGGATGTGCCGTGTGGTTCGCAGCGAGAGGGGCAGGGATCATCATGGAGGACTGCGACCAGAGGGCCTTCACATCCTCAGCAAAGGTGGAATACAAACATCAGACTTCTGTGCTTTATTTACCTTATTGTTCAATCCAGAAGATTTGatcacaaaccaaacaaaaaaaggttctACATTGAgctatttttctgtttctcctctgtgaCTGCAGGTAATTCTGACAGGAATCGGAGCGGACGAGCAGCTAGCAGGTTACTCCAGACACAGAGTCCGATTTAAGACGTCTGGATTTGAGGGACTGATTCAGGAACTGGCCATGGAGCTGGGCAGGATCTCCTCCAGGAATTTGGGCCGAGATGACCGAGTGATCGGAGACCACGGGAAAGAGGCGAGGTGAGTGTGATACCAGAGCCTGATGTGATTGGATGATGTCTATATGCTATGGTTAAACGCAAAAGGTATTTGGTTATTTTCAAAGCaaaatttgcattttgtgtgatCTGGCGCCCCCAGTAGGTCCTGAATACAACagcactgtcgtaaatacaatccaggtctgtaacaatctGTCAAATTCCCTCAATATGGTTTTGAGAGCCTTATGAGAATTAGGCAGATGGAtttacaacacaaaaacatattgCCTGCAGGCGAGGAGTCATAATACGTGGAAGCAGATTccaaaaaacagtaaatccCTCCTTTGTGTGGAGTATGCTCCTTTCTTTAGTCTTGGCATTGTGACATCGAGCCAGCATGAACAACGCCAGGACTCTGAAACTGAAGCTGCTAcatggaattcagccatcattcatttcattattcatacttgtgtttttttagctGTAACATGTTGAGATGTTTTCTGTTAAAGAAGCCCATCATGCCAGTGAAGGAACATTAACCACGCTCTGACATATAATATCTTGAAATAAACTGTGACAGACTTCATCTTGTCAAATAGTGAGATCTGTCTGATGGAACAGAGCAAGAAGAGAAATTAAGTTTTAGGAatcaactttttcttttgaggCTAAAAGATTTCAGATATCAGAAGAAGTTCCTTTGatgacatttatttgtttctgtcCAAATCAggaaagtttttattttaaggccaaagtgaggtctgtttgtttacagtatgTCCAATGACAGATGAACATCCTTTCACCTCCACATTAGTCTTGAACTGATCCAactcttgactgcagatttccCTACTTGGACGAGGACGTGGTGAGCTACTTGAACTCTCTTCCCGTGTGGGACAAAGCAGATCTGTCACTCCCTCGAGGCGTCGGGGAGAAACTCCTCCTGAGACTGGCGGCGAAGCAGCTCGGCCTTGGCCAATCAGCTGTCCTGCCCAAGAGAGCCATGCAGTTCGGCTCCCGCATCGCAAAGATGGAGGACAAACGAGAAAAGGCCTCAGACAAATGCACAAGACTCCTCACCGGATAGACAAAATCGTTGGTTATAATGAAAGAatataaaaatcattttaatagaaaaatatTACTTATAAAATGATGTACAATTAATATTTACAGTTAAAATTCTTGATTTGCTGTTAGAGATTCTTGAAGCTGATCATTTGATTGTCTTTGTGCTCATCTTGTACTTTTTTAAACACGCCACAATAAATATGGTGGTTTTGTCCATCTGTGTGTCCTCTACACCATGTAAGACTCAACATCCTGAAGTTGTTCTCTGAAGTAAAGATCACATTCAATATAAGAAGGAAGGTTTCCAACATCGAACCGGCCAGAGATCTGATAGACGTAAACCGGCTTcctgaaagacaaagaaacaacGAAAACAATTCTATTTATTACGAAATACACAAACAGATTAAACTCAAAGAATCTTAGTTTCAGCTGAGTATTTTCATCACTTTACATGTGTGAAAAATGACCATCTGCCTGTCACAAAGCAGGATTACAATATTATTTCCTGAGTGAAACCTGGCCTGCAGCCTCTCGAGGGTCCAGCAGAACTTACCTTGGAATGAGCCAAGACACAAAGTTTCCTGGAGCATCTTTCTCTTCAATCGGAGCCTCCTGAGGAAGTGAAAAGttgtgaaaattaaataaaaacacaactgggTCTGAATTCACATCACATGTAGGACTTGACAAATGTACCTTCTTTTCCTCGATGAAAGTGTCCAGCAGAGGAAGGCTGTTCTTCGAAAACACGTAGAAACAGggacactgaaaaacaaaaaagttattAGCTGAAAGTTTGATCATCAGGTATGAAGTGTGAACACATGGACTGTGTTTGTTGGGCATCATGTAACATGTCGATTGGAAGCCTGTCAAGACCTCAACCTTATCTTTTGAACCAATGAgctttgttcagtgtttgtggtgaaCTTACAGCTCTCCTCGACTTCGTCTCAGTAGGAAGAGGTTTCTCCTTCATACAGAGGACGCGCAGGTCACCGTCTACTTCCAATATTCCATATTTACGAGTTTCTATAAAGACACACgaacagaacaaaaaacagttaACAGCTTCTGTAAGGTTAAACTTGAAGCCTGATTTcttctctgtctgctttttTAAACTCACCCTCATCTTTGCACTGGTACGACAGCACCAGGCAGCTGTCCTCACACTTCGCCTGGTGGTTAGAAAACGTCTCTTTCACTTTACTGAGGCTGAAATCTTCTTTGAACAGGGTGTCACTGTGGATGGAAAAGAAGCTGCATCAGTTGGAGAAACAGACCTTGAATTCACAGCTAAAACAACATCTCTGTGACGTCATATTGATCATGTTAACTCAGTGAACTCACCCCCCAATCACCAAGACATGGTCGTCTATCTTGAAGTGCTTCACTGCTAGTTGCAGACAGGCCACAGCACCAAGACGCCCCTGATGGAAGGAAGAAAGTTGACTTAATGAAGAGATTTAATCATAATCAGCAAAGTACAAGCTTGCTTTACTGTACTTGAATCTGAGTTACTGAGCCAGAGGATGGTATAAAAAGACGATAAGTTGTAAAAACAATTGTTGTAAAGTTGCGTTTACCTCGTTGGTTGTTGTCTGATCATTAAGAATCTTGACATTTGTGAAATTTGACGCCCACTCCTCAAATGCAGCGTGATAAACTGCGTTAGTCTGTGGAGAGAACAACAGGAAGAGATTAACAGGAGCAGAGAGGGTCGTTATTCTCAGTTCAggtttaaactttattttctcaattaaacaatttgttgttttcactataaaatgtcaaaaaaaaaatgtcgatcagtgtttcctaAAGCCCAAGATgtcatcctcaaatgtcttgttttgttcacaaccggaagatattcagtttactgtcatggaggaagaaaagaaaccagaacattctcacatttaagaagttggaatcagagaattgcttgtaaaaaaaaatctaccaaAACTATCAATATAGATTGCGATTAATGTAATAGTTGACAAGTAATCTATTAACCATCAGGCTGTGGTTATATTTGAGACGTCTGCCATGATTTTTTACTACATAAACATTTGTACTGGAC from Sparus aurata chromosome 9, fSpaAur1.1, whole genome shotgun sequence encodes:
- the LOC115587867 gene encoding mannose-1-phosphate guanyltransferase, coding for MKAVILAAGYGTRLQRDVLADSSGRFAHLAGTAKPLLPVGRCALVSHWVQALTASGCVDSIYVVTNAVYHAAFEEWASNFTNVKILNDQTTTNEGRLGAVACLQLAVKHFKIDDHVLVIGGDTLFKEDFSLSKVKETFSNHQAKCEDSCLVLSYQCKDEETRKYGILEVDGDLRVLCMKEKPLPTETKSRRACPCFYVFSKNSLPLLDTFIEEKKEAPIEEKDAPGNFVSWLIPRKPVYVYQISGRFDVGNLPSYIECDLYFREQLQDVESYMV
- the LOC115587842 gene encoding LOW QUALITY PROTEIN: asparagine synthetase domain-containing protein 1-like (The sequence of the model RefSeq protein was modified relative to this genomic sequence to represent the inferred CDS: inserted 2 bases in 1 codon; substituted 1 base at 1 genomic stop codon), producing MCGIFCLLTLTPSQFERDKTVHEHLKRRGPNLSQDLTVRGSCYQCLFSAHVLHMRGLLTPQPVEDNAGNVLEWNGEIFGGLPVKQEENDTTVVSQRLSTCSSPSEILSVLSSIRGPWGFVYYQKAGDYLWFGRDFFGRRSLLWRFDTELNALTLTSVAARGSGSDQAVWQEVPAAGVYRIDLNATAESGSVMFEVYPWADGGTEXSLELXCETILGSVPSGCTAVMNQSGLFLPTPVLPLNTTIPTSLNETEDHQNSCVKDLEQLFASKDKNNEVNRLIDVLSEAVRRRVQALPLREQDVSLPDEQASVALLFSGGIDSMILAALADRHIPAHQPIDLLNVAFKLQEPKKQKESANKHKKHNNKPKTDAADSRTSSPFDVPDRITGKAGLKELQDLNPERKWNFVEINVTQEELQKMREERICHLVYPLDTVLDDSIGCAVWFAARGAGIIMEDCDQRAFTSSAKVILTGIGADEQLAGYSRHRVRFKTSGFEGLIQELAMELGRISSRNLGRDDRVIGDHGKEARFPYLDEDVVSYLNSLPVWDKADLSLPRGVGEKLLLRLAAKQLGLGQSAVLPKRAMQFGSRIAKMEDKREKASDKCTRLLTG